Proteins from a single region of Cryptomeria japonica unplaced genomic scaffold, Sugi_1.0 HiC_scaffold_425, whole genome shotgun sequence:
- the LOC131045889 gene encoding pathogenesis-related thaumatin-like protein 3.8, whose product MAKVSDLALLLVAGMAISLYIQEARAVKFDIKNQCGYTVWAAGLPGGGQQLTQGQTWTVNLAAGTQSARFWGRTGCSFDASGKGTCQTGDCGGQLSCTVSGAVPATLAEYTQSDQDYYDVSLVDGFNIPLSINPTNAQCTAPACKADVNAVCPAELKVAGGCKSACVAFQTDQYCCTGSYTNSCPATNYSMIFKQQCPQAYSYAKDDTATFACPSGTDYTIVFCP is encoded by the exons ATGGCAAAAGTATCAGATCTTGCGCTCCTTCTTGTGGCTGGAATGGCCATATCTCTTTACATTCAAG AGGCGAGAGCAGTTAAGTTTGATATAAAGAACCAGTGCGGGTACACAGTGTGGGCGGCGGGATTACCCGGAGGAGGGCAGCAGCTGACCCAGGGTCAGACATGGACGGTTAATTTGGCGGCGGGGACACAGTCGGCAAGATTCTGGGGTCGAACCGGCTGCTCTTTCGATGCGAGCGGCAAAGGAACCTGTCAAACCGGTGACTGCGGCGGCCAACTGAGCTGCACAGTCTCGGGAGCTGTTCCCGCCACGCTGGCCGAGTACACTCAGAGCGACCAGGACTATTACGACGTGTCGCTAGTGGACGGCTTcaatattcctctttccatcaacccTACCAATGCACAGTGCACTGCCCCTGCATGCAAAGCCGACGTGAACGCTGTGTGCCCTGCTGAATTGAAGGTTGCCGGCGGATGCAAGAGTGCCTGCGTTGCCTTTCAAACAGACCAGTATTGCTGCACTGGCAGCTATACCAACAGCTGTCCTGCGACAAACTACTCAATGATATTCAAGCAGCAGTGCCCTCAGGCCTACAGTTATGCCAAGGACGATACGGCCACATTCGCTTGCCCCTCCGGTACAGACTACACTATTGTATTCTGTCCCTAG